Proteins encoded together in one Variovorax paradoxus window:
- the flgE gene encoding flagellar hook protein FlgE has protein sequence MGFSQGISGLSAAAANLDVIGNNIANSNTVGFKSGAATFQDVYAGSRVGLGVAVSGIVQNFTQGSVQTSSRPLDIAILNGDGFFRLSSPSGEVMYSRNGQFTRDKDGFIVNAAGLRLTGYGVSATGGLDGGTPGPLQVQTTAMSPKATTAIDATFNLDMREAVPTKTPFSPTDSDTFNYSNALGPIFDSLGAPHELGVFFVKTGANAWNVYGAADGTALNGGAPISAMTFDGNGNLLTPAGGSITLPAMNFGNGSVALNATVDLSGTTQFGNANEIKTLKQDGFTSGTLTSFSINPDGTITGKFSNEQTTLMGQVVLTSFANPNGLEPKGENVWGETLASGQPLTGTPGAGTKQGSLASGALEASNVDLTSELVNLIVAQRSYQANAQTVKTQDQVVQTLINIR, from the coding sequence ATGGGCTTTTCCCAAGGCATCAGCGGCTTGTCCGCAGCCGCCGCCAACCTGGACGTCATCGGCAACAACATCGCCAACTCAAATACCGTGGGCTTCAAGTCGGGCGCGGCCACGTTCCAGGACGTGTATGCGGGCTCGCGCGTCGGCCTCGGCGTTGCGGTGTCGGGCATCGTGCAGAACTTCACGCAGGGTTCGGTGCAAACCAGCAGCCGCCCCCTGGACATCGCCATCCTCAACGGCGACGGCTTCTTCCGCCTCAGCAGCCCGAGCGGTGAGGTGATGTATTCGCGCAATGGCCAGTTCACGCGCGACAAGGACGGCTTCATCGTCAACGCCGCCGGCCTGCGCCTGACGGGCTACGGCGTTTCGGCCACCGGCGGCCTCGACGGCGGCACGCCCGGCCCGCTGCAGGTCCAGACCACGGCCATGAGCCCGAAGGCCACCACTGCCATAGACGCCACCTTCAATCTGGACATGCGCGAAGCAGTGCCCACCAAGACGCCGTTCTCTCCGACCGATTCGGACACCTTCAACTATTCGAACGCGCTCGGCCCCATCTTCGATTCGCTCGGCGCCCCGCATGAGCTTGGCGTCTTCTTCGTGAAGACCGGCGCCAACGCCTGGAACGTGTACGGCGCGGCCGACGGCACCGCGCTCAACGGTGGCGCGCCCATCTCGGCGATGACCTTCGACGGCAACGGCAACCTGCTCACGCCCGCGGGCGGCTCGATCACCTTGCCGGCAATGAACTTCGGCAACGGCTCGGTGGCGCTGAATGCCACGGTGGACCTCTCGGGCACCACGCAGTTCGGCAACGCCAACGAAATCAAGACGCTCAAGCAGGACGGCTTCACCTCGGGCACGCTGACCTCGTTCTCGATCAACCCCGACGGCACCATCACCGGCAAGTTCTCCAACGAGCAGACCACGCTGATGGGCCAGGTCGTGCTGACGTCGTTCGCCAACCCCAACGGCCTGGAGCCCAAGGGCGAGAACGTCTGGGGCGAAACGCTGGCTTCGGGCCAGCCGCTCACTGGCACGCCGGGTGCAGGCACCAAGCAGGGTTCGCTCGCCTCCGGCGCGCTGGAGGCCTCCAACGTCGACCTGACCTCCGAGCTGGTCAACCTCATCGTCGCGCAGCGCAGCTACCAGGCCAACGCGCAGACGGTGAAGACGCAGGATCAGGTCGTCCAGACGCTGATCAACATCCGCTGA
- a CDS encoding flagellar basal body rod protein FlgF, translated as MDRMLYVAMSGAKQAMEQQASVANNMANASTPGFRAQINSFRAVPVTDGGPDATTRSYVVATTPGADFSHGPLTETGRALDVAVHGDGWLVVQTPDGGEAYTRVGNLQVNAEGQLTTMGSRPVLGDAGALVVPPGSAVSIAANGLVTARGAGDPAIGIAEVGRLKLVNPPTADLVRGADGLFRMREGLPPAEADAAVSVTTGAVEGSNVNGVEAMVAMIANARSFEMQMKSMRTADDNAQSANKLLAYG; from the coding sequence ATGGACCGCATGCTGTATGTCGCCATGAGCGGCGCCAAGCAGGCCATGGAGCAGCAAGCCTCCGTTGCCAACAACATGGCGAACGCCTCGACACCCGGGTTCCGCGCGCAGATCAACAGCTTTCGCGCAGTGCCGGTCACCGATGGCGGCCCGGACGCGACGACCCGCTCCTACGTGGTTGCCACCACGCCGGGTGCCGACTTCAGCCATGGTCCGCTCACCGAAACCGGCCGCGCACTCGATGTCGCGGTGCACGGCGACGGCTGGCTCGTGGTGCAGACGCCGGACGGCGGCGAGGCCTACACCCGCGTGGGCAACCTGCAGGTCAATGCCGAAGGCCAGCTCACCACCATGGGCTCGCGCCCGGTGCTCGGCGATGCCGGCGCACTTGTGGTGCCGCCCGGCTCCGCCGTCTCCATTGCAGCCAACGGCCTTGTCACGGCGCGCGGCGCCGGAGACCCGGCCATCGGCATTGCCGAGGTGGGCCGCCTGAAGCTGGTCAACCCGCCCACGGCCGACCTGGTGCGTGGTGCCGACGGCCTGTTTCGCATGCGCGAGGGCCTGCCGCCCGCTGAAGCCGATGCCGCTGTCTCAGTGACCACCGGCGCCGTCGAGGGCAGCAACGTCAACGGCGTGGAGGCCATGGTGGCCATGATCGCCAACGCCCGCAGCTTCGAAATGCAGATGAAGTCGATGCGCACCGCGGACGACAACGCGCAATCGGCCAACAAGCTGCTGGCGTACGGCTAA
- a CDS encoding cupin domain-containing protein: protein MSHDRDGHSHDGEAAPAWKHDGVRVVAANQLDVNTAQTPGMNRAAAINFARVGAQKLWAGTVTIHADAKTGAHHHGHLESVIYVVRGRARMRWGEKLEFTAEAGPGDFIYVPPYVPHQEINASATEPLECVLCRSDGEAVAVNLDIEPVEKPESVLWVDPTHPHGGV, encoded by the coding sequence ATGAGCCACGATCGCGACGGCCACTCGCACGACGGCGAGGCTGCTCCGGCCTGGAAGCACGATGGCGTGCGCGTGGTCGCGGCCAACCAGCTCGATGTCAACACGGCGCAGACGCCCGGCATGAACCGGGCGGCAGCCATCAACTTTGCCCGTGTCGGTGCGCAAAAGTTGTGGGCGGGCACCGTCACCATCCATGCCGACGCCAAGACAGGTGCCCATCACCACGGGCACCTCGAATCGGTGATCTACGTCGTGCGTGGCCGCGCGCGCATGCGCTGGGGTGAAAAGCTCGAGTTCACGGCCGAAGCGGGACCGGGCGATTTCATCTACGTGCCGCCCTACGTGCCGCACCAGGAAATCAACGCCAGCGCGACCGAGCCGCTCGAGTGCGTGCTGTGCCGCAGCGACGGCGAAGCGGTGGCCGTCAACCTGGACATCGAGCCGGTGGAAAAACCGGAATCGGTGCTCTGGGTCGATCCGACCCACCCGCACGGCGGCGTCTAG
- the prmC gene encoding peptide chain release factor N(5)-glutamine methyltransferase codes for MTAATTPTTVAQALAAAVALGVDRLDAQLLLLHTLGRAAHDRAWLLAHDTDAMSDAAWSALAERLSRRLAGEPVAYLLGEKEFHGLALQVDARVLVPRPDTETLVDWALECLDGREAPRVLDLGTGSGAIALALQHARPDAQVDAVDASADALAVARANAERLGLAVRFSQAHWLEGAAGGYAVIASNPPYIAVGDPHLPALGHEPLAALVAGVDGLDDIRQIVQNAPSHLAEGGWLLLEHGHDQAAAVRQLLGARGFAEVQSRDDLAGIARCSGGIWRPVK; via the coding sequence ATGACGGCTGCCACCACGCCGACCACCGTGGCGCAGGCGCTGGCTGCGGCGGTGGCGCTGGGCGTGGACAGGCTCGACGCGCAGTTGCTGCTGCTGCACACGCTGGGCCGCGCGGCGCACGACCGCGCATGGCTGCTGGCGCATGACACCGATGCCATGTCCGATGCGGCGTGGTCCGCGCTCGCGGAACGGCTGTCGCGCCGGCTGGCGGGCGAGCCGGTGGCCTACCTGCTCGGCGAAAAAGAGTTTCACGGTCTTGCCCTGCAGGTGGACGCGCGGGTGCTGGTGCCACGCCCCGACACCGAAACACTGGTCGACTGGGCCCTGGAGTGCCTCGACGGCCGCGAGGCTCCGCGCGTGCTCGACCTGGGCACCGGCAGCGGTGCCATCGCGCTGGCGCTGCAGCACGCGCGGCCGGATGCGCAGGTCGACGCTGTCGATGCCAGCGCCGATGCGCTGGCCGTTGCCCGGGCCAATGCCGAGCGCCTTGGACTTGCGGTACGTTTCAGCCAGGCCCATTGGCTGGAAGGTGCGGCCGGCGGCTACGCAGTCATTGCAAGCAACCCGCCTTACATCGCGGTCGGCGATCCGCATCTGCCCGCGCTCGGGCACGAGCCTCTGGCCGCGCTGGTGGCGGGGGTCGACGGGCTCGACGACATCCGCCAGATCGTGCAGAACGCCCCGTCGCACCTTGCCGAGGGCGGTTGGCTGCTGCTGGAACACGGCCACGACCAGGCAGCGGCCGTGCGCCAGTTGCTGGGAGCACGCGGTTTCGCGGAAGTCCAAAGCCGCGATGACCTTGCCGGCATCGCGCGCTGTTCCGGCGGAATCTGGCGCCCGGTGAAATAA
- the hemA gene encoding glutamyl-tRNA reductase — protein sequence MSVWTLGLNHTTAPLDLRGRFAFALDQLAPTLQSLRSSFASGRHPQVEAAIISTCNRTEIYCAAEHAALDHTLGWLAENGGVAPALLRSHSYTLHDDEAARHAFRVASGLDSMVLGEAQILGQMKDAVRAAETAGALGSTLNQLFQRSFAVAKEVRTATEIGAHSISMAAAAVRLAGQLFEDLHQTRVLFVGAGEMIDLAATHFAAKDPKTIAIANRTLERGEKLASRFGGEAMRLADLPSRLAEFDIVVSCTASTLPIIGLGAVERALKARKHRPMFMVDLAVPRDIEPEVKALEDIYLYTVDDLAQVVQQGQANRQAAVAQAEVIIDAGVQSFMHWLGQRGTVPLIQQLNAQTDEWRAAEMARARKLLAKGESVDAVLEAMSRGLTQKMLHGALAELHAGDAASREQTAQTISRLFLRKER from the coding sequence ATGTCAGTCTGGACCCTTGGGTTGAACCACACGACCGCGCCGCTCGATCTGCGCGGTCGTTTTGCGTTCGCGCTCGATCAGCTGGCACCCACGCTGCAGAGTTTGCGCAGTTCGTTCGCCTCCGGCCGGCATCCACAGGTCGAGGCCGCCATCATCTCGACCTGCAACCGCACCGAGATCTATTGCGCCGCCGAACACGCCGCGCTCGACCATACGCTTGGCTGGCTGGCCGAAAACGGTGGCGTGGCACCGGCGCTGCTGCGCTCGCACTCCTACACGCTGCACGACGACGAGGCTGCGCGCCATGCCTTCCGGGTGGCCAGCGGGCTCGACTCCATGGTGCTCGGCGAAGCCCAGATCCTCGGGCAGATGAAAGACGCCGTGCGCGCCGCCGAAACCGCCGGCGCGCTCGGCAGCACGCTCAACCAGCTGTTCCAGCGGTCTTTCGCGGTTGCCAAAGAAGTGCGTACCGCCACCGAGATCGGCGCGCATTCCATCAGCATGGCGGCCGCCGCGGTCCGGCTGGCCGGCCAGCTCTTCGAGGACCTGCACCAGACGCGCGTGCTGTTTGTAGGCGCGGGCGAAATGATCGACCTGGCCGCCACGCACTTCGCGGCCAAGGACCCGAAAACGATTGCCATTGCCAACCGCACGCTCGAGCGCGGCGAAAAGCTGGCCTCGCGCTTTGGCGGAGAAGCCATGCGGCTGGCCGACCTGCCGAGCCGGCTCGCAGAATTCGACATTGTGGTGAGCTGCACCGCCAGCACCCTGCCGATCATCGGCCTGGGCGCGGTGGAACGCGCGCTCAAGGCGCGCAAGCACCGCCCGATGTTCATGGTCGACCTGGCGGTGCCGCGCGACATCGAGCCCGAGGTGAAAGCGCTCGAAGACATCTATCTCTACACCGTGGACGATCTCGCGCAGGTGGTGCAGCAAGGCCAGGCCAACCGGCAGGCCGCGGTGGCGCAAGCCGAAGTGATCATCGACGCAGGTGTGCAGAGCTTCATGCACTGGCTCGGCCAGCGCGGCACGGTGCCGCTCATCCAGCAGCTCAACGCCCAGACCGATGAATGGCGGGCGGCCGAAATGGCCCGCGCCCGCAAGCTGCTGGCCAAGGGCGAATCGGTCGATGCGGTGCTCGAAGCCATGTCGCGCGGGCTCACGCAGAAGATGCTGCACGGCGCGCTGGCCGAACTGCATGCGGGCGACGCGGCTTCGCGCGAGCAGACGGCCCAGACGATTTCGCGGCTCTTCCTGCGCAAAGAGCGTTAG
- the flgB gene encoding flagellar basal body rod protein FlgB — MIDKLDAALRFNREALNLRAQRQEVLAANIAHADTPNYKARDFDFSSRLTQAVEQGRGGQSVQMAATSPRHIQGQGSSMPDRDLLYRVPSQPSIDGNTVEMDAERINFADNALRYEANLTVVSAKIKSLLAAAQ; from the coding sequence ATGATCGACAAGCTGGATGCGGCGCTGCGCTTCAACCGCGAAGCACTCAACCTCCGGGCACAGCGCCAGGAAGTGCTGGCCGCCAACATCGCACACGCCGACACGCCCAACTACAAGGCGCGTGACTTCGATTTTTCGAGCCGCCTCACGCAAGCGGTAGAGCAGGGCCGTGGAGGCCAATCGGTGCAGATGGCCGCCACGTCGCCCCGCCACATCCAGGGCCAGGGCTCGTCGATGCCCGACCGGGATTTGCTGTACCGCGTGCCGAGCCAACCCAGCATTGACGGAAACACCGTCGAGATGGATGCCGAACGCATCAACTTTGCCGACAACGCGCTGCGCTACGAAGCCAACCTCACGGTGGTCAGCGCCAAGATCAAGTCGCTGCTCGCCGCGGCGCAATAA
- the flgC gene encoding flagellar basal body rod protein FlgC translates to MPHPSASMNIFSVAGSAMSAQSQRMNVTASNLANAESVAGPDGKPYRAKQVVFEVASSGPGQQDIGGVKVARVVEDASPLKMVFDPKSPHANPEGYVSMPNVNVVEEMTNMISASRNYQANVEVLNTAKTLMVKTLSIGQ, encoded by the coding sequence ATGCCGCATCCCAGCGCATCCATGAACATCTTCAGCGTGGCGGGTTCCGCCATGTCCGCGCAGTCGCAGCGCATGAACGTGACCGCGAGCAACCTGGCCAACGCCGAAAGCGTGGCCGGCCCCGACGGCAAGCCCTACCGCGCCAAGCAGGTCGTGTTCGAAGTGGCCTCCTCCGGCCCCGGCCAGCAGGACATCGGAGGCGTGAAGGTGGCCCGCGTGGTCGAAGACGCCTCGCCGCTCAAGATGGTCTTCGACCCCAAGAGCCCGCATGCCAACCCCGAAGGCTACGTGTCGATGCCCAACGTCAACGTGGTCGAGGAGATGACCAACATGATCTCCGCCTCCCGCAACTACCAGGCCAACGTCGAGGTGCTGAACACCGCCAAGACCCTCATGGTCAAGACGCTGAGCATCGGCCAGTAA
- the flgA gene encoding flagellar basal body P-ring formation chaperone FlgA, giving the protein MMEKTHSHKRLLKIVLPALAAGLAAATSVAAAPLAGDARAAADKLLQAQTAGLPGKVSIRVEAPGSGPLPPCDALEAFLPRGAAAWGRVSVGLRCHSEQKPWTRFVLAHVAVEGRYFVALQNIDTGKPLGAGDFAARNGDLTALPRSVVTDASELEGVVAANRIASGAPLRREMVRGVSVIQQGQTVKVVAAGPGYSVSTEARAMTSAGAGATVRAKTLDGRLVSGVADEEGQVRLAQ; this is encoded by the coding sequence ATGATGGAAAAAACCCACTCCCACAAGCGCCTCCTGAAGATCGTGCTGCCAGCCTTGGCGGCAGGACTCGCAGCGGCCACATCCGTTGCCGCGGCGCCACTTGCAGGCGACGCGCGCGCCGCCGCGGACAAGTTGCTGCAGGCGCAAACCGCCGGGCTGCCGGGCAAGGTCAGCATCCGCGTGGAGGCTCCGGGCTCCGGCCCGCTGCCGCCGTGCGATGCGCTCGAGGCTTTTCTGCCGCGCGGCGCCGCTGCCTGGGGGCGCGTGTCGGTGGGCTTGCGCTGCCATTCGGAGCAAAAGCCCTGGACGCGCTTTGTGCTGGCCCATGTCGCGGTAGAGGGCCGCTACTTCGTCGCGCTGCAGAACATCGACACCGGAAAGCCCTTGGGCGCCGGCGACTTTGCCGCCCGCAACGGCGATCTCACGGCGCTGCCCCGTTCGGTGGTTACAGACGCTTCGGAACTCGAAGGCGTGGTGGCGGCCAACCGCATTGCATCGGGGGCGCCGCTGCGGCGCGAAATGGTTCGCGGCGTCTCGGTGATCCAGCAAGGCCAGACGGTCAAGGTGGTTGCCGCCGGGCCGGGCTACAGTGTGAGTACCGAGGCCCGCGCAATGACCAGCGCCGGGGCGGGTGCCACCGTGCGGGCCAAGACCCTGGACGGCCGCCTGGTCAGTGGCGTGGCCGACGAGGAAGGCCAGGTACGGCTGGCGCAGTAG
- a CDS encoding flagella synthesis protein FlgN, with protein MLVHLLAEKSCVEEFLSLLGQEADAMKNGRFAELPLLTERKTGLLDRMAALDQAREAAQVARGFEPGRAGADAAAAADGEASLAAWTALVELAQQARADNRRNGSMVYSQLDFTQNALHYLQASAQPFYGPNGIRKPASGMGTRLAVG; from the coding sequence ATGCTGGTTCACCTGTTGGCCGAGAAATCCTGCGTAGAAGAATTCCTGTCCCTGCTCGGCCAGGAAGCAGACGCCATGAAGAACGGCCGTTTTGCGGAGCTGCCCCTTTTGACCGAACGCAAGACAGGCCTGCTCGATCGCATGGCGGCACTCGACCAGGCCCGCGAGGCGGCCCAGGTGGCGCGCGGCTTCGAACCCGGCCGTGCAGGCGCCGATGCGGCTGCGGCCGCCGATGGCGAGGCGTCGCTGGCCGCCTGGACTGCCCTGGTCGAACTTGCCCAGCAAGCCAGGGCCGACAACCGCCGCAATGGCTCGATGGTGTACAGCCAGCTCGATTTCACGCAAAACGCGCTGCATTACCTGCAGGCCAGCGCCCAGCCCTTCTACGGACCGAACGGAATCCGCAAGCCCGCGAGCGGCATGGGAACCCGCTTGGCGGTGGGTTGA
- the flgM gene encoding flagellar biosynthesis anti-sigma factor FlgM, which translates to MKIDPSAPSATPLTRTKKGASSSPASGTEAAQGGKDVVQLSTGQVHSLPEALNADFDAARVAAIREDIRAGRYEIHPDRIARGLLSSVRELLQENGKL; encoded by the coding sequence TTGAAAATCGATCCATCTGCCCCGTCGGCCACACCGCTCACCCGAACGAAAAAGGGCGCATCGTCATCGCCAGCCAGCGGCACCGAAGCCGCCCAGGGTGGCAAGGACGTGGTGCAGCTCTCGACGGGACAGGTGCATTCGCTGCCCGAAGCGCTCAATGCCGATTTCGACGCAGCACGCGTGGCCGCCATCCGCGAGGACATCCGGGCCGGGCGCTACGAAATTCATCCCGACCGAATCGCCCGCGGCCTGCTGAGCAGCGTGCGCGAACTGCTGCAAGAAAACGGAAAGCTGTAA
- a CDS encoding Crp/Fnr family transcriptional regulator: protein MYLHPLLASVPQDERAAFVQRIELRSYRRNEVVLGADDWTDRVYCVATGLLRVVVQGSEDSGDVTTDFIRQDDLFLNAAPIEERYQPGATLIAALPTSLYLVPALELRALCDRHPAVTMGLLEVVMKRTTVLRRQIRQISSASSERLISRILHELTVLAPGTGGGYDKRITQSVIASYSGLSRMQVNKTMRDLERRGLVRRDEHGVYVPPHFASSDFQELAPGEASTPPANPPAGEVGPSFFSELFEEPKPGKPRKG, encoded by the coding sequence ATGTATTTGCATCCTCTTCTTGCCAGCGTTCCCCAGGACGAACGGGCAGCGTTTGTCCAGCGGATCGAACTTCGTTCCTACCGCCGAAACGAGGTTGTGCTGGGTGCGGATGACTGGACAGACCGTGTCTATTGCGTGGCCACCGGCCTGTTGCGGGTGGTGGTGCAAGGCAGCGAAGACAGCGGCGACGTCACCACCGATTTCATCAGGCAGGACGATCTCTTCCTGAATGCCGCCCCCATCGAGGAGCGATACCAGCCGGGCGCAACGCTCATCGCAGCTCTGCCCACCTCTCTTTACCTGGTGCCCGCACTCGAACTGCGCGCGCTGTGCGATCGGCATCCGGCCGTGACGATGGGGCTGCTCGAAGTCGTGATGAAGCGCACCACGGTGCTGCGCAGGCAGATCCGGCAGATTTCATCGGCTTCGTCCGAGCGGCTCATCAGCCGCATCCTCCATGAGCTCACCGTGCTGGCGCCGGGCACCGGCGGGGGCTACGACAAGCGGATCACGCAGTCGGTCATCGCCTCTTATTCAGGGCTCTCCCGGATGCAGGTCAACAAGACCATGCGGGACCTGGAGCGCCGCGGCCTGGTCAGGAGAGACGAGCACGGCGTCTACGTGCCCCCGCACTTCGCATCGTCGGACTTTCAGGAGCTTGCACCGGGAGAGGCGAGCACCCCGCCGGCAAACCCGCCCGCCGGCGAGGTGGGCCCGTCCTTCTTCTCGGAATTGTTCGAAGAGCCCAAGCCGGGCAAGCCCCGCAAGGGTTGA
- the prfA gene encoding peptide chain release factor 1 — protein sequence MKPFLRHQLERYAQRLGELDFLLSREDIMSDMAQYRTISREHAEITQIAGRFERYKQREADIAGAREMLGDRDMAEMAQEEIAGAEAELVQLEEELQRLLLPKDPDDARNAFLEIRAGTGGDESALFAGDLLRMYTRYCERAGWRCEVVSESESELGGYKEVVIRIVGNDVFGHLRFESGGHRVQRVPATETQGRIHTSACTVAVLAEPDETVAVQINPADLRIDTYRASGAGGQHINKTDSAVRITHIPTGIVAECQDDRSQHRNKAKALQVLSARIQEKERSERAAKDAAMRKGLIGSGDRSDRIRTYNFPQGRLTDHRINLTLYKLLAIMEGDLGDVLDALRAAREAEQLAELESSLPA from the coding sequence GTGAAACCTTTTCTGCGCCACCAACTCGAGCGCTACGCGCAGCGCCTCGGCGAACTCGACTTTCTGCTGTCGCGCGAAGACATCATGAGCGACATGGCGCAGTACCGCACCATCTCGCGCGAGCATGCCGAAATCACGCAGATCGCGGGCCGCTTCGAACGCTACAAGCAGCGCGAAGCCGACATTGCCGGCGCGCGCGAAATGCTCGGCGACCGGGACATGGCCGAGATGGCGCAAGAAGAAATCGCCGGTGCCGAGGCCGAGCTGGTCCAGCTCGAGGAAGAGCTGCAGCGCCTGCTGCTGCCAAAAGACCCGGACGACGCGCGCAACGCGTTCCTCGAAATTCGCGCGGGCACGGGTGGCGACGAATCGGCCCTGTTCGCGGGCGACCTGCTGCGCATGTACACGCGCTATTGCGAGCGCGCCGGCTGGCGCTGCGAAGTGGTGAGCGAAAGCGAAAGCGAGCTCGGCGGCTACAAGGAAGTGGTGATCCGCATCGTCGGCAATGACGTGTTCGGGCACCTTCGGTTCGAGTCGGGCGGCCATCGCGTGCAGCGCGTGCCGGCCACCGAAACCCAGGGCCGCATCCACACCAGCGCCTGCACGGTGGCCGTGCTGGCCGAGCCCGACGAAACGGTGGCGGTGCAGATCAACCCGGCCGACCTGCGCATCGACACCTACCGCGCGAGCGGCGCCGGCGGCCAGCACATCAACAAGACCGACTCGGCCGTGCGCATCACGCACATTCCGACCGGCATCGTGGCCGAATGCCAGGATGACCGCAGCCAGCACCGCAACAAGGCGAAGGCGCTGCAGGTGCTCTCCGCGCGCATCCAGGAGAAGGAGCGCAGCGAGCGCGCCGCCAAGGACGCCGCCATGCGCAAGGGCCTTATCGGGAGCGGCGACCGCTCGGACCGCATTCGCACCTACAACTTTCCGCAGGGCCGGCTGACCGATCACCGCATCAACCTCACGCTCTACAAGCTGCTGGCCATCATGGAGGGCGACCTCGGAGACGTGCTGGATGCCCTGCGCGCTGCGCGCGAGGCCGAGCAATTGGCCGAGCTCGAATCGAGCCTGCCGGCGTGA
- a CDS encoding flagellar hook assembly protein FlgD, whose product MAISDTSSITGLNAATAASSAGNTSEVDSEQRFLKLLVTQLNNQDPLNPMENAELTSQLAQMSTVSGIERLNAALSGLVNQTGTNQVLQAASLIGYNVLSPGNTIGTTEPKAGEEPAAVPFAVQLPGTAGNVEVKIVNAAGNTVRTMSLGSMTEGVNAVSWDGKADDGTVAAPGSYTFTVSASNNGTDVKATSLVFSQVAAVKQGADGITLELMSGNSIGLADVRMFL is encoded by the coding sequence ATGGCCATTTCCGACACCTCCTCCATCACCGGGCTCAACGCAGCCACGGCCGCTTCCAGCGCCGGCAACACCTCCGAAGTGGACAGCGAGCAGCGCTTCCTCAAGCTGCTGGTCACGCAACTCAACAACCAGGACCCGCTCAACCCGATGGAGAACGCCGAGCTCACCAGCCAGCTCGCGCAGATGAGCACCGTGAGCGGCATCGAGCGGCTCAACGCGGCGCTGAGCGGCCTGGTGAACCAGACCGGTACCAACCAGGTGCTGCAGGCGGCATCGCTCATTGGCTACAACGTGCTGTCGCCGGGCAACACCATCGGCACCACCGAACCCAAGGCCGGCGAAGAGCCGGCGGCCGTGCCCTTTGCGGTGCAGCTGCCGGGTACGGCCGGCAACGTCGAGGTGAAGATCGTCAATGCCGCCGGCAACACCGTGCGCACGATGTCGCTCGGCTCCATGACTGAAGGCGTCAATGCGGTCAGCTGGGACGGCAAGGCCGACGACGGCACCGTGGCGGCCCCCGGCTCTTACACCTTCACGGTCTCGGCCAGCAACAACGGCACCGACGTGAAAGCCACCTCTCTGGTCTTCTCGCAAGTGGCTGCCGTCAAGCAAGGCGCCGACGGCATCACGCTCGAGCTGATGTCGGGCAACAGCATCGGCCTGGCCGATGTGCGCATGTTCCTCTGA
- the grxD gene encoding Grx4 family monothiol glutaredoxin, giving the protein MSDAQQRIDDLVKTNDLVLFMKGNASFPMCGFSGRAIQILKAVGVDTKTLKTVNVLEDDGIRQGIKEYSNWPTIPQLYVKGEFVGGSDIMMEMYESGELQQVLGGSNPA; this is encoded by the coding sequence ATGTCCGACGCTCAACAACGCATCGACGACCTCGTCAAGACCAACGACCTCGTGCTCTTCATGAAGGGCAACGCGAGCTTTCCGATGTGCGGCTTTTCGGGCCGTGCAATCCAGATCCTCAAGGCCGTCGGCGTCGACACCAAGACGCTCAAGACCGTCAACGTGCTCGAGGACGACGGCATCCGCCAGGGCATCAAGGAATACAGCAACTGGCCGACGATTCCCCAGCTCTACGTGAAGGGCGAATTCGTGGGCGGCTCGGACATCATGATGGAGATGTACGAATCGGGCGAACTGCAGCAAGTGCTGGGCGGCAGCAACCCCGCCTGA